A region from the Rheinheimera mangrovi genome encodes:
- a CDS encoding HNH endonuclease has product MDLTWQSYFQWVSKQKMFRLAESKPWIRQQLLVAFSLYVRLPFGRLHARSPDIIQYAMLMGRTPSSLAMKLTNIASLDPAITSTGRVGLKKASNADRAMWLEMKADWLAFSAQMDAAVSLLATPLQQVWPDVREESPINYQGMSKEAITQVRIGQSYFRAAVLSAYNNRCCISGLSVPKLLIASHIVPWSQDVHNRLNPGNGLAMSALHDKAFDLGLLTIDENYRVVVSNQINHKNDQFFDSSIKSFHGKSIFLPDKFSPQADFLAIHRETIFEKKFQVDVLTGL; this is encoded by the coding sequence ATGGATTTAACCTGGCAAAGTTACTTTCAGTGGGTATCAAAACAAAAGATGTTTAGGTTGGCAGAGTCAAAACCTTGGATTAGGCAGCAGCTGTTGGTCGCATTTAGCCTTTATGTTCGTTTACCTTTTGGTCGGCTGCATGCGCGCAGCCCTGACATCATTCAATACGCCATGCTTATGGGTCGAACACCCTCTTCGTTGGCGATGAAGTTAACCAATATTGCGAGTTTAGATCCTGCTATCACTTCCACAGGCCGTGTTGGCTTAAAAAAAGCTTCTAACGCTGACCGTGCTATGTGGTTGGAAATGAAGGCGGATTGGTTGGCTTTTTCTGCACAGATGGACGCTGCCGTTTCTCTATTAGCTACTCCATTGCAACAAGTTTGGCCTGATGTTCGAGAAGAGTCGCCTATTAACTATCAAGGAATGAGTAAAGAAGCTATTACTCAGGTTCGTATAGGGCAATCATATTTTAGAGCCGCGGTATTAAGCGCCTATAACAACCGTTGTTGTATCAGCGGTTTATCTGTCCCTAAGTTACTGATAGCTAGCCATATTGTGCCTTGGAGTCAGGATGTTCATAACCGTTTAAATCCAGGCAATGGCCTAGCTATGTCGGCTTTGCATGATAAAGCTTTTGATTTGGGGCTACTGACTATTGATGAAAACTATCGTGTTGTGGTGTCGAATCAAATTAATCATAAAAATGACCAATTCTTTGACTCTTCTATAAAAAGCTTTCATGGTAAAAGTATCTTTTTACCAGATAAGTTCAGCCCTCAGGCCGATTTTTTGGCGATACATAGAGAGACAATTTTTGAGAAGAAGTTTCAGGTTGATGTATTAACTGGTTTATGA